One Rubripirellula reticaptiva genomic region harbors:
- a CDS encoding dioxygenase family protein, whose product MTRSVFIPPISRRSLLVAGGAAFFSTPGLFADELMLTPSMTEGPFYPDKLPLDQDNDLIIINDSTMPAVGEITHLTGRILTKAGTPLRNATIEIWQCDANAVYLHTRDSSQKKKQQDQNFQGYGKFETASDGGYRFRTIKPVEYPGRPAPHIHIKVSQNGHELLTTQLMIRGYKGNDRDGIFQRAGDLVQRELVMADFKPLAGSKIGELGASFDIVLGRTPDDRQLQ is encoded by the coding sequence ATGACACGTTCGGTCTTCATTCCGCCTATTTCAAGGCGGTCGCTATTGGTTGCCGGTGGGGCAGCATTTTTTTCGACTCCGGGACTGTTCGCCGACGAGTTGATGTTGACACCGTCGATGACCGAAGGCCCATTTTATCCCGACAAGTTGCCGCTGGATCAAGACAATGACCTGATCATTATTAATGACAGCACGATGCCGGCGGTCGGCGAGATTACCCATTTGACTGGCCGCATTTTAACGAAGGCTGGGACGCCGCTGCGGAACGCCACGATTGAGATTTGGCAGTGTGATGCCAATGCCGTTTATCTGCACACTCGTGACAGCAGTCAAAAGAAGAAACAGCAAGATCAGAACTTTCAAGGCTACGGCAAGTTCGAAACGGCATCAGACGGCGGGTATCGTTTTCGTACGATCAAGCCAGTGGAATATCCGGGGCGACCGGCGCCGCACATTCACATCAAGGTGTCGCAAAACGGTCACGAATTATTAACGACTCAGTTGATGATTCGCGGCTACAAGGGCAACGATCGCGACGGGATATTTCAACGTGCCGGCGATCTGGTCCAACGCGAGTTGGTGATGGCGGACTTTAAGCCTCTGGCGGGATCAAAGATTGGTGAACTCGGTGCGAGTTTCGACATCGTCCTGGGCCGAACACCGGATGATCGACAGTTGCAGTAG
- a CDS encoding RNA polymerase sigma factor — protein sequence MDLTDAIDRFRGPLVGLIASWGASHVDASELAQDSFADAYLNRDRCRGDWQDPEVFGRWLRGIARNNFRNWLRSCRRRQRRVVSVDTATLEQTAAATAGKAESLATTDRRLIELRMAIDRLPTKQRQVILMHYLEETSVSDVAALLSVSAKTVEGRLYQARRALRRLMDEPSASGIGKALLL from the coding sequence TTGGACTTGACCGACGCCATCGACCGATTTCGCGGACCACTTGTGGGGCTGATTGCCTCGTGGGGAGCTTCCCATGTCGATGCGTCTGAACTTGCTCAGGACAGTTTTGCGGACGCTTACCTGAATCGCGATCGCTGTCGAGGTGATTGGCAAGATCCCGAAGTGTTCGGTCGGTGGTTGCGAGGCATCGCCCGCAACAACTTTCGTAATTGGTTGAGATCTTGCCGGCGTCGCCAGCGGCGAGTCGTCTCCGTTGACACCGCAACGCTGGAACAGACCGCCGCGGCCACAGCTGGAAAAGCAGAATCACTCGCCACAACAGATCGTCGCCTGATCGAACTGCGGATGGCGATCGACAGGCTGCCGACCAAGCAACGTCAAGTCATCCTGATGCACTACTTGGAAGAAACGTCGGTCAGCGATGTCGCCGCCTTACTGTCCGTGTCCGCAAAAACTGTCGAAGGCCGACTCTACCAAGCTCGACGAGCGCTGCGGCGATTGATGGACGAACCTTCGGCTTCGGGGATCGGAAAGGCGTTGCTGCTATGA
- a CDS encoding response regulator, which produces MQPFAKPKRCVIADDVRASRKTVSAWLRQNEFECTEVEDGLLAWDAICEQPPDLLVTDLEMPNLCGLELLEKVRHAENEQIRQIPVLVMTSLRDGQTLNVVRSLGGSGLLHKPLDMQATLSVILNLVAGHDNIRSYSQCVGDAGSPIDGAISPTLRRLLKTVAKHESSG; this is translated from the coding sequence ATGCAGCCATTCGCCAAACCGAAACGATGTGTCATTGCCGACGATGTGCGAGCGTCGCGTAAGACGGTTAGTGCATGGCTGAGGCAGAACGAGTTTGAATGCACGGAGGTTGAAGATGGGCTGCTGGCATGGGACGCGATTTGCGAACAGCCGCCTGACCTGTTGGTCACTGACCTCGAAATGCCGAATCTGTGCGGTTTGGAACTGCTTGAAAAGGTTCGTCACGCTGAGAACGAACAAATTCGCCAAATCCCTGTGCTTGTGATGACAAGTTTACGAGACGGTCAGACATTGAACGTCGTCAGGAGTTTGGGGGGCAGCGGGCTGCTGCACAAACCGCTCGACATGCAGGCGACCTTATCCGTGATTCTCAATTTAGTCGCCGGTCATGATAATATCCGTTCGTACTCGCAGTGCGTTGGTGACGCTGGCTCGCCAATCGACGGGGCAATCTCACCAACGCTAAGGCGTTTACTCAAGACGGTCGCAAAGCACGAGTCATCAGGGTGA
- a CDS encoding TIGR03067 domain-containing protein, which translates to MPIKITMFSFAFTALVVVPALAEDKPNDTIIEQLQGRWEITEGINQGRTLTAGELAGASVTITTNSIVTYDQSQQEKFRAVFTIDESNKPVHITMITVPKVAPVADETSPRAKQNTPNTTSPGILKLTGKSGGDVIMMLCYALPGSERPMKFESPGGGKNMLFVLKKHPVDEDLIEAITKE; encoded by the coding sequence ATGCCTATCAAAATCACTATGTTTTCGTTCGCCTTCACCGCACTTGTTGTCGTTCCGGCGCTGGCCGAAGACAAACCGAACGACACGATCATCGAACAGTTGCAAGGGCGTTGGGAAATCACTGAAGGCATAAACCAAGGGCGCACCTTGACCGCGGGAGAACTCGCGGGCGCGTCCGTGACGATCACGACCAATTCGATTGTGACTTATGACCAGAGCCAGCAAGAAAAGTTTCGTGCCGTGTTCACGATCGACGAATCGAACAAACCGGTTCATATCACGATGATCACCGTCCCGAAAGTTGCCCCGGTGGCTGACGAGACATCGCCTCGAGCGAAGCAAAACACGCCGAACACGACCTCGCCCGGAATTTTAAAGTTAACCGGCAAGTCGGGCGGGGACGTAATCATGATGTTGTGTTATGCGTTACCTGGGTCAGAGCGGCCTATGAAATTCGAGTCACCCGGTGGCGGCAAGAACATGCTGTTCGTGTTGAAGAAACATCCGGTAGATGAAGACTTAATCGAGGCAATAACAAAAGAATGA
- a CDS encoding DUF1269 domain-containing protein — protein MSKCLIAEYETSAGAKLGLEALEKKGFTLGNVSVVSKTSDPAANRLDDLHKESVAENSDSAPDGRSTSLGMLIGGSVAAPIAAGTLIGPLIIAGPLVGMAVGAAIGSLLGSMERWGVNENLSADYEQRVNSGSLLVIVHDVDDGGLSDARAVLQATDPKSLEKHEVS, from the coding sequence ATGTCGAAATGCTTGATTGCTGAATACGAAACGAGTGCCGGTGCCAAGCTGGGGTTGGAAGCCCTCGAAAAGAAAGGTTTCACACTTGGCAACGTCTCGGTTGTTTCCAAGACGAGCGACCCGGCCGCAAATCGCCTTGACGACTTGCACAAAGAATCCGTGGCGGAGAATTCGGATTCGGCGCCTGACGGGCGTTCGACATCATTGGGAATGCTGATTGGTGGAAGTGTTGCAGCACCGATTGCGGCGGGGACTTTGATCGGACCGCTCATTATCGCTGGACCGTTGGTGGGAATGGCGGTAGGTGCTGCGATTGGAAGTTTGCTCGGTAGCATGGAGCGTTGGGGTGTGAATGAGAATCTCAGCGCGGACTACGAACAACGAGTGAATTCAGGTTCGTTGCTTGTGATTGTGCACGATGTCGACGACGGCGGTTTAAGCGACGCGAGAGCGGTGCTGCAAGCAACTGACCCCAAATCGCTGGAAAAACATGAAGTGTCGTAA
- a CDS encoding CBS domain-containing protein, which translates to MQLKEIMTTHVQGISDQQSACEAAKLMERLQIGSVPVFCDGHAIGIVTDRDIVTRAVACGRDCSQTPVRQIMTGGLATMSETTEVSVAVDEMERRQIRRLLITGPEDEIVGVVSVGDIVAKTGKHNLSAELIEKISVPAEPARQSPVT; encoded by the coding sequence ATGCAATTGAAAGAAATCATGACGACACACGTCCAAGGGATTTCGGATCAACAGAGTGCCTGCGAGGCGGCCAAGTTGATGGAGCGATTGCAGATCGGTTCCGTGCCTGTCTTCTGCGATGGCCACGCGATCGGCATTGTTACCGACCGCGATATTGTCACGCGTGCCGTCGCTTGTGGGCGGGACTGTTCCCAGACGCCGGTTCGCCAAATCATGACCGGCGGGTTGGCGACCATGTCCGAGACCACCGAAGTTTCCGTGGCCGTCGATGAAATGGAGCGACGTCAGATTCGCCGATTGTTGATCACAGGACCGGAAGACGAAATTGTCGGCGTCGTATCGGTTGGAGACATCGTGGCGAAGACTGGCAAACACAACCTGTCTGCCGAGTTGATTGAAAAGATATCCGTACCAGCGGAACCAGCAAGACAATCCCCGGTAACCTGA
- a CDS encoding glycoside hydrolase family protein — protein sequence MFSETDGSRKTIGDVDVLFHDGLYHLFHLVLPNHDFIAHAVSTDALNWRRVNNALFIGDPGNWDDLMLWTMHVSADPHQPGRWRMFYTGLSRRDQGKIQRLGLATSDDLYHWKKAPVKWEDHRGPQDPEPVKEALRKSQSKVSDSHHALYDSESCFPLEPDPQHYESSLAEGRHWVSFRDPFYYHDGKDGWLMAAARVKTGPVVRRGCVALMKEVEPNHFVGQPPLHHPRLYDDVEVPNLICVDDDQYLIGSIREDAKIRYWHTDKIGNPWQSYHDNVLLAQGNYAGRVCRDDKGWLLWNFYSMNLADRTAENLMPPPKRLVKNDAGLLRAVTFEGIADYVRESIDARCIHSLIDDVGPQVELCRVDDGHLDIACESGFQAFVFDETLDHFRFQATLHMKGLGKCGLVFRIDPESRDGYYLSLDLLKGVAQLRAWGTDEDSSGEHMMQFRSLQSGFWYSEDRAEAVVQLIAFGSYIELSVGGRVVLSLADQRFNAGQLGVYLETAELRVADIQLQRLASPRQTDEHLASG from the coding sequence ATGTTTTCAGAAACCGACGGAAGCCGCAAAACGATCGGCGACGTGGACGTTTTGTTCCATGACGGTCTGTACCACCTGTTCCATCTCGTGCTTCCCAATCACGATTTCATTGCTCATGCCGTCAGCACTGATGCGCTGAACTGGCGTCGTGTCAACAACGCACTGTTCATCGGCGACCCCGGAAACTGGGACGATTTGATGCTGTGGACGATGCACGTCTCGGCCGATCCCCATCAGCCGGGTCGCTGGCGCATGTTCTACACCGGACTTTCTCGCCGCGATCAAGGCAAGATTCAGCGGCTCGGGTTGGCTACCAGTGATGATCTGTATCATTGGAAAAAGGCACCCGTAAAATGGGAAGACCATCGAGGCCCACAAGACCCGGAGCCCGTTAAGGAGGCGCTGCGAAAGAGTCAATCAAAGGTGTCCGATAGCCACCATGCCTTGTATGACTCGGAAAGTTGCTTTCCGCTTGAACCTGATCCACAGCATTATGAATCATCGCTCGCCGAAGGCCGCCACTGGGTCAGTTTTCGTGATCCGTTTTACTACCACGATGGCAAAGACGGTTGGTTGATGGCGGCGGCCCGCGTCAAAACGGGACCGGTTGTCCGTCGCGGATGTGTTGCACTAATGAAAGAGGTCGAACCGAACCATTTTGTAGGCCAGCCACCACTGCATCACCCGCGACTTTACGACGACGTCGAAGTACCGAATTTGATCTGTGTCGACGACGATCAATATTTGATCGGCAGCATCCGCGAAGATGCCAAAATTCGATATTGGCATACCGACAAGATCGGGAATCCATGGCAAAGTTATCACGACAACGTACTGTTGGCGCAAGGAAACTATGCTGGACGAGTTTGCCGTGACGATAAAGGTTGGCTGCTGTGGAATTTCTATTCGATGAACCTGGCCGACCGTACGGCGGAGAACTTGATGCCACCGCCGAAACGGTTGGTCAAAAATGACGCGGGCCTCTTGCGAGCGGTGACGTTCGAGGGCATTGCGGACTACGTGCGAGAATCGATTGACGCACGATGCATCCACAGTTTGATCGATGATGTCGGTCCCCAAGTCGAACTGTGCCGCGTCGATGACGGACACCTGGACATTGCATGCGAAAGCGGTTTCCAAGCCTTCGTGTTCGACGAAACTCTCGACCACTTCCGCTTTCAGGCGACGTTGCACATGAAGGGGTTGGGCAAATGTGGATTAGTGTTTCGCATCGACCCCGAGTCTCGCGACGGATATTATCTATCGCTCGATCTACTCAAAGGCGTGGCGCAACTTAGAGCATGGGGGACCGACGAAGACAGCAGTGGTGAGCACATGATGCAGTTTCGTTCGCTGCAATCCGGATTCTGGTACTCCGAGGATCGAGCCGAAGCTGTCGTGCAACTGATTGCATTTGGAAGTTACATCGAACTATCCGTTGGTGGTCGTGTCGTCTTGTCACTTGCGGATCAAAGGTTTAATGCCGGGCAGTTGGGCGTGTATCTAGAAACCGCAGAACTGCGAGTTGCCGACATCCAACTGCAACGACTCGCTTCACCCAGACAAACCGATGAACACTTAGCGAGCGGATAG
- a CDS encoding NAD(P)-dependent alcohol dehydrogenase: MSTQLERSASQARDGSSNQTMTAFVYDDYGNADVLHCAKLPIPDRLPGQILIAVEASSVNPIDYRLRSGEMKGLLPFGFPRIPGYDVAGTVADCAPDAPFGRGDRVMAFLDHMRGGACAEFAVCAIDVAAKIPDSMQFADAAAIPLAGTTALQSLRDHGKIAAGKRVLINGASGGVGAFAVQIAKAYGAHVTAVASSDNESFCMELGADCFYDYEKVDFTKSVEHWDLIFDAAGKSGYFDSRDVLNEHGRYVSTEPDAKGMLMTLLTWPLSKSGKVMLAKPNAADLRELIRLHELGNLKVTIDRRYPMNQVADAHRRVEEGVDRGKVVLVNG, encoded by the coding sequence ATGTCTACCCAACTTGAACGCTCCGCTTCACAAGCCCGAGACGGTTCGTCCAACCAAACAATGACGGCTTTCGTCTACGACGACTATGGCAATGCAGATGTCCTGCATTGTGCGAAACTGCCGATTCCTGACCGATTACCCGGACAGATTCTCATCGCGGTCGAAGCCTCTAGCGTCAATCCGATTGACTATCGGCTTCGCAGTGGCGAAATGAAGGGCTTGTTGCCATTCGGTTTTCCTCGAATTCCAGGCTACGACGTTGCCGGAACCGTTGCCGACTGTGCTCCAGACGCTCCGTTTGGTCGCGGTGATCGAGTGATGGCGTTCTTGGACCACATGCGTGGCGGGGCGTGCGCAGAGTTCGCGGTTTGTGCGATCGATGTTGCAGCAAAGATTCCCGACTCGATGCAGTTCGCGGACGCTGCTGCGATCCCACTAGCTGGAACGACGGCACTGCAATCACTACGTGACCACGGGAAAATCGCGGCCGGGAAGCGGGTGCTCATCAACGGAGCGAGCGGCGGGGTTGGAGCATTCGCTGTTCAAATCGCCAAAGCTTATGGCGCTCATGTAACCGCAGTGGCAAGTAGTGATAACGAGTCGTTCTGCATGGAACTAGGTGCAGATTGCTTTTACGACTACGAGAAAGTTGACTTCACGAAATCAGTCGAACATTGGGATTTAATCTTTGATGCAGCCGGCAAGTCAGGCTACTTCGACTCTCGAGACGTGCTGAACGAGCATGGCCGGTATGTATCGACGGAACCCGACGCGAAGGGAATGTTGATGACTCTGTTGACGTGGCCGTTGTCGAAGTCCGGAAAAGTCATGCTGGCCAAACCGAACGCAGCCGACCTACGCGAGCTGATCCGACTGCACGAACTCGGCAACCTAAAAGTAACGATCGACCGCCGTTATCCCATGAATCAAGTAGCCGATGCGCATCGACGCGTCGAAGAAGGCGTGGATCGCGGAAAAGTCGTTCTGGTCAACGGC